A stretch of the Archangium violaceum genome encodes the following:
- a CDS encoding serine/threonine-protein kinase, whose amino-acid sequence MNPAPKPRCPTCQSEYAEDVSYCPRDGAALLPAVLEGRYRLLSQLGAGGMGVVYLAEHLGLRKSVAVKLLRGELSRDPTFARRFEQEAIAASQIGHEHIVNVTDLGRTPTGELFYVMELLEGESLGALLLREHFLPLGRAVPILTQVCRALEAAHARGIVHRDVKPQNVMLLRRQGQADFVKVVDFGISKVMQGQPGNGLTEAGAILGTANYMAPEQAAGGPVDARADVYSVGVLTYELCTGSRPFRGDNTFATMLQHLEATAEPPSRRRPDLGLPPELDALVLSALAKDPAARPILETFRAGLEALVTGRVPVLPPATPPVPPTVAEPLEPTAVSTRSLESVHRRGRGGLLAGGVGALLLLGGVGLWAVTSRGPAVEPSKESAPPPAPARPRLSITSRPEGATVTLGGRVLGVTPLELERPDGDAGPLRLTLEGHTPEVLERLPEGERLEVTLKKPPPPRVRPDKPRTGKAQGNVQDLKPNPF is encoded by the coding sequence ATGAACCCAGCTCCCAAGCCGCGCTGTCCGACGTGCCAGAGCGAGTACGCGGAGGACGTCTCGTACTGTCCCCGAGACGGCGCGGCGCTGCTGCCCGCCGTGCTGGAGGGCCGCTACCGGTTGCTGTCGCAGCTCGGCGCGGGAGGCATGGGTGTGGTGTACCTCGCCGAGCACCTGGGCCTGCGCAAGAGCGTGGCGGTGAAGCTGCTGCGCGGTGAGCTGTCGCGAGATCCCACCTTCGCCCGCCGCTTCGAGCAGGAGGCCATCGCCGCCAGCCAGATCGGCCACGAGCACATCGTCAACGTGACGGACCTGGGCCGCACCCCCACCGGTGAGCTCTTCTACGTCATGGAATTGCTGGAGGGAGAGAGCCTCGGGGCGCTGCTGCTGCGCGAACACTTCCTCCCGCTGGGGCGCGCCGTGCCCATCCTGACGCAGGTGTGCCGGGCACTCGAGGCGGCGCATGCGCGCGGCATCGTCCACCGGGACGTGAAGCCGCAGAACGTGATGCTCCTGCGGCGCCAGGGGCAGGCGGACTTCGTCAAGGTGGTGGACTTCGGCATCTCCAAGGTGATGCAGGGGCAGCCGGGCAACGGGCTCACCGAGGCGGGCGCCATCCTCGGCACCGCCAACTACATGGCCCCGGAGCAGGCGGCGGGTGGACCGGTGGATGCCCGGGCGGATGTGTACTCGGTGGGTGTGCTCACCTACGAGCTCTGCACCGGCTCGCGCCCCTTCCGTGGGGACAACACCTTCGCCACGATGTTGCAGCACCTGGAGGCCACCGCCGAGCCCCCCAGCCGGCGCCGCCCGGACCTCGGCCTGCCGCCGGAGCTGGACGCGCTGGTGCTGAGCGCGCTCGCCAAGGACCCGGCCGCTCGCCCCATCCTGGAGACATTCCGAGCCGGGCTGGAGGCGCTCGTTACGGGCCGCGTGCCCGTGCTCCCGCCCGCCACACCGCCCGTTCCGCCTACCGTGGCCGAGCCCCTCGAGCCCACCGCGGTGTCCACCCGGAGCCTGGAGTCGGTCCACCGTCGCGGGCGCGGCGGGCTCCTCGCGGGAGGAGTGGGCGCCCTGCTGCTCCTCGGCGGCGTGGGGCTGTGGGCGGTCACCTCGCGAGGCCCGGCCGTGGAGCCCTCGAAGGAGTCCGCTCCCCCGCCGGCTCCGGCCCGTCCACGCCTGTCCATCACCTCGCGGCCCGAGGGCGCCACGGTGACGCTGGGCGGGCGGGTGCTCGGAGTCACGCCCCTGGAACTGGAGCGCCCGGACGGAGACGCCGGCCCCCTACGCCTCACCCTGGAGGGCCACACCCCCGAGGTGCTCGAGCGCCTGCCCGAGGGCGAGCGGCTGGAAGTCACGCTGAAGAAACCACCGCCGCCGCGCGTGCGGCCCGACAAGCCCCGGACGGGCAAGGCCCAGGGCAACGTCCAGGACCTCAAGCCCAACCCCTTCTGA